The Brevundimonas sp. SORGH_AS_0993 genome segment AAACCCGCCGGGTGATCGCTCTCCCGGCGGGTCCTCTCTTTCAGACCTGAACCTCGGTTCAGTGCACCGTCGGCACGCTGGTGGCGGCCGGTTTTTCCACCGGGACCTCGATCTCTGTTCCATCCGACACCGGCGTCACCGGCACCGAGACCGAAGGCCCGGCGTTGGGGAAGTTGTTCTCGTCGCGGTTCGGGGCGACGCCCTTCTCCAGCAGGTCCTTGATCTCCTCGCCCGACAGGGTCTCGTATTCCAGCAGGGCCTGCGACAGCTTCTCGTGATCCTCGGCCTTGGTCGTCAGGATGCGGCGCGCCTCGTCCCAGCCGGACGTGACCAGACGACGAACCTCCTCGTCGATGGTGCGGGCCGTCTCTTCGGAGATGTTCTGGCTGCGCGCGACCGAATGGCCCAGGAAGACTTCTTCCTGGTTTTCACCATAGGCCACCGTGCCCAGCTTCTCGGAAAAGCCCCAGCGCGTGACCATCGCCCTTGCCAGCTTGGTCGCCTGTTCGATGTCGGAACTGGCGCCCGAGGTGATGTTCTCCGGCCCAAAGATCAGCTCTTCCGCCACCCGGCCGCCGGCCATGATGGCGATCCGGTCGATCATCTGCTGGTACTTCATGGAGTAGCGGTCGCCTTCCGGCAGCTGCATCACCATGCCCAGCGCCCGGCCGCGCGGCACGATGGTGGCCTTGTGGACGGGGTCGGCCATCTTGACGTTCATGGCGACAATGGCGTGGCCGGCCTCGTGATAGGCGGTCAGGCGCTTTTCTTCCTCGTTCATCGCCATGGAGCGACGTTCCGAGCCCATCAGGACCTTGTCCTTGGCGTCCTCGAAGTCGCGGTGCGTGACCATGCGCCGGTCCTTGCGCGCCGCCATCAGGGCCGCCTCGTTGACCAGGTTCGCCAGGTCGGCGCCCGAGAAACCGGGCGTGCCGCGCGCGATGGTCTTCACATTGACGTCGGCGGCCAGGGGCACATCCTTCATGTGGACGCGCAGGATGCGTTCGCGGCCCGAGACGTCGGGGTTGGGCACCACCACCTGGCGGTCGAAACGGCCGGGACGCAGCAGCGCCGGGTCCAGCACGTCAGGACGGTTGGTGGCGGCGATCAGGATGATGTTCTCGGACGCCTCGAAGCCGTCCATCTCGACCAGCAGCTGGTTCAGCGTCTGTTCGCGCTCGTCGTTGCCGCCGCCCAGGCCGGCGCCGCGATGGCGACCGACGGCGTCGATTTCGTCGATGAAGATGATGCAGGGCGCGTTCTTCTTGGCCTGTTCGAACATGTCGCGCACACGCGATGCGCCGACGCCGACGAACATCTCCACGAAGTCCGAGCCCGAGATGGAGAAGAAGGGCACGCCCGCCTCGCCCGCGACCGCGCGCGCCAGCAGCGTCTTGCCGGTGCCGGGAGGGCCCACCAGCAGGGCGCCCTTGGGGATCTTGCCGCCCAGACGCTGGAACTTGCCGGGGTCCTTCAGAAACTCGACCACCTCGGTCAGCTCTTCCTTGGCCTCGTCCACGCCGGCGACGTCGTCGAAGGTCTTGCGCCCCTTGTGTTCGGTCAGCAGCTTGGCCTTGGACTTGCCGAAGCCCATGGCCCCGCGCGCCCCGCCCTGCATCTGGCGCATGAAGAAGATCCACACCCCGACCAGAAGCGCGATGGGCAGGATGCCGATCAGCAGGCTCATCCAGATCGACTGGCCGCCCGACTTGGCGTCGATGTCCACGCCGGCCTGCAGCATGGCGTTCATCAGCTGTTCGTTGGGATAGACGGTGGTGGAGGTGAAGCGCGTGCCGTCCTTCAGCTCGCCGTTCACCTTGTCCACGCGGACAGTGACCTGCTTGACCTCTCCGGCCTGGACCTTCTGGACCAGTTGGGAATAGCTCAGGGTTTCGGTGCGGGCGGCGCCCGACTGGCCGGGCATGCCCGTCATCAGTCCGCCCTGCGACAGGGCGCCGAAAAACGCCAGCAGCAGCAGGATGATGACGCCGGTGATCGCCAGATTGCGCAGGTTCATAAGGGTCCTCGGTCGTCCGCCGTCCCTTGGGGGGGCGACGGTCTGAAATGGTCTGGCCAGGAAAATAGGCGCTTCGGGGGCGTTACGCCATCGGTCGCGGGATTCAGATCGTCTTCATGCGTCGTTTCGTCCAGCGCCAGCCTGAGCCGTTCCGCGACAAGCCCGCGCCGTTCGACGCCCTCTCCTGCAAGAACCGGAGCCAGTTCGCCGTCCCGCAACAGGACAGGCGCCGCCCCGCGCGCGCCGGGCGGCAGGCGGTTCAGCCGGGCGCGATCTCCTGGCGAAAGGCCCGCCAGACGCCCCCTGGCCGCGACCACGCGCCAGCCGGGATCGGCGGCGGTGAAGGCGAACCGTCCGTCCCACACCGCCTCGACGCCAGGGGTCAGCCGCAGAGGCGGAACGGGCCGACGCGCCAGTTCGCCCGCCTCCCGCATGACCAGAACCTCGCCCCCCGCCGCGACGACGCGCGCCCCGCTCAGCACGGTGGTGAAATCCGCGTTCGCCCGCAGCCGCGCGATCAGCCGCGCCAGACGGTCGCCGCGCGGCAGCGCGTCCCCCGCCCCCGACCGACACCAGGGCCGCCGCCAGGGCGGGCGCGCCGATGTCCCGCCCCGTGCGGACCAGCCCGTCGTCGCGGACGAACAGCGGCGCGTCCGCCTGGGCCTGGCCTGAAAACGTCGCCAGAGGCGGCGCCGGCGCCGCCTCCCCCTTCGCCAGGGCCAGGGCCGCCAGCGCCTGACGCGCCCGGCTGCGGCCGAACCGCGGATCGACGTTGGCCGGATCCTCGATCCAGTTCAGCCCCCGCGCGCTCAGCCACCGCCGCAGCGTCGCGCGCCGTTCGTCCAGCAGGGGCCGCAACAGCATCAGCCCCCGCCCCTCGGGCCAGACCGGGGACGGCGACCATTCGCGGACACGTCCCAGGGTCGCGCCCTCGGCCCGCATCCAGTCGGCCTCGGCCACATCGTCGGCGGTGTGG includes the following:
- the ftsH gene encoding ATP-dependent zinc metalloprotease FtsH, with protein sequence MNLRNLAITGVIILLLLAFFGALSQGGLMTGMPGQSGAARTETLSYSQLVQKVQAGEVKQVTVRVDKVNGELKDGTRFTSTTVYPNEQLMNAMLQAGVDIDAKSGGQSIWMSLLIGILPIALLVGVWIFFMRQMQGGARGAMGFGKSKAKLLTEHKGRKTFDDVAGVDEAKEELTEVVEFLKDPGKFQRLGGKIPKGALLVGPPGTGKTLLARAVAGEAGVPFFSISGSDFVEMFVGVGASRVRDMFEQAKKNAPCIIFIDEIDAVGRHRGAGLGGGNDEREQTLNQLLVEMDGFEASENIILIAATNRPDVLDPALLRPGRFDRQVVVPNPDVSGRERILRVHMKDVPLAADVNVKTIARGTPGFSGADLANLVNEAALMAARKDRRMVTHRDFEDAKDKVLMGSERRSMAMNEEEKRLTAYHEAGHAIVAMNVKMADPVHKATIVPRGRALGMVMQLPEGDRYSMKYQQMIDRIAIMAGGRVAEELIFGPENITSGASSDIEQATKLARAMVTRWGFSEKLGTVAYGENQEEVFLGHSVARSQNISEETARTIDEEVRRLVTSGWDEARRILTTKAEDHEKLSQALLEYETLSGEEIKDLLEKGVAPNRDENNFPNAGPSVSVPVTPVSDGTEIEVPVEKPAATSVPTVH
- the tilS gene encoding tRNA lysidine(34) synthetase TilS, giving the protein MALALSGGGDSMALLHLAADWARARQRPLLALTVDHGLNRDSARWTEQAAAAARAAGTDWRGLKWDGDKPVTGLTAAARAARHRLIAEAARGAGARVILMAHTADDVAEADWMRAEGATLGRVREWSPSPVWPEGRGLMLLRPLLDERRATLRRWLSARGLNWIEDPANVDPRFGRSRARQALAALALAKGEAAPAPPLATFSGQAQADAPLFVRDDGLVRTGRDIGAPALAAALVSVGGGGRAAARRPSGAADRAAAGERGFHHRAERGARRRGGGRGSGHAGGGRTGASARSASAADPWRRGGVGRTVRLHRRRSRLARGRGQGASGGPFARRSRPAEPPAARRARGGACPVAGRRTGSGSCRRGRRTARACRGTAQAGAGRNDA